One Danio rerio strain Tuebingen ecotype United States chromosome 22, GRCz12tu, whole genome shotgun sequence genomic window carries:
- the mstna gene encoding myostatin a precursor codes for MFLLFYLSFWGVLGSQNQNLSTTTTTTTQAFVTPGDDNGQCTTCQFRQQSKLLRLHSIKSQILSILRLEQAPNISRDTVKLLLPKAPPLQELLDQYDQNGGISEDEEQASSETIITMATEPQAITQLVGMPKCCMFALSPKILPDSILKALLWIYLRPAEEPTTVYIQISHLESSSEGNNHSRIRAQKIDVNARTNSWQHIDMKQLLKLWLKQPQSNFGIEIKAFDANGNDLAVTSTESGEEGLQPFLEVKISDTGKRSRRDTGLDCDEHSTESRCCRYPLTVDFEDFGWDWIIAPKRYKANYCSGECVQKYPHSHIVNKANPRGSAGPCCTPTKMSPINMLYFNDREQIIYGKIPSMVVDLCGCS; via the exons ATGTTTCTCCTTTTTTATCTGAGCTTTTGGGGTGTGTTGGGGTCACAAAATCAAAACCTGAgcacaacaacgacaacaacgaCGCAAGCATTTGTGACACCTGGAGACGACAACGGCCAGTGCACGACCTGCCAATTTAGACAGCAGAGTAAACTCTTGCGCCTGCATTCTATTAAGTCTCAGATTTTGAGCATCCTGCGCCTAGAACAGGCTCCGAACATCAGCAGAGATACGGTCAAGCTACTCTTACCCAAAGCACCTCCGCTGCAGGAGCTCCTGGATCAGTATGACCAAAACGGAGGCATTAGTGAGGATGAGGAACAAGCAAGCAGCGAGACCATCATTACTATGGCCACTGAAC CTCAAGCCATCACCCAGCTTGTGGGAATGCCGAAGTGTTGCATGTTCGCACTGAGCCCAAAGATTCTGCCCGACAGCATCCTGAAGGCCCTGCTCTGGATCTACCTCCGACCAGCTGAGGAGCCAACCACAGTCTACATCCAGATATCTCACCTGGAGTCTTCTTCTGAAGGGAACAATCACTCGAGAATACGTGCGCAAAAAATTGACGTGAATGCCCGGACAAATTCCTGGCAGCACATCGACATGAAGCAGCTGTTGAAACTCTGGCTCAAACAGCCCCAGAGTAACTTCGGGATAGAAATCAAGGCCTTTGATGCAAATGGGAATGACCTGGCTGTGACCTCCACAGAATCTGGAGAAGAAGGACTG CAACCCTTCCTGGAGGTGAAAATATCAGACACAGGGAAGCGATCCAGACGGGACACTGGccttgattgtgatgagcattccACCGAATCTCGCTGCTGCAGGTATCCACTCACGGTTGACTTTGAGGACTTCGGGTGGGACTGGATAATTGCCCCCAAGCGCTACAAGGCCAATTACTGCTCTGGTGAATGTGTGCAGAAGTACCCCCACAGTCACATCGTCAACAAGGCCAACCCAAGGGGCAGTGCAGGTCCCTGCTGCACTCCAACCAAGATGTCACCCATTAACATGCTGTATTTCAATGATCGTGAGCAGATAATCTACGGAAAAATCCCTTCGATGGTGGTAGACCTTTGCGGTTGCTCTTGA